CTTTGTTCTATTTAAAGGACTTAACTCCAAAGCAAGCACAAAAAGAATTAAAATCTATTGACTCAATCATTCCAATTCTGTGCAGGTTTCGTAGTATGCTTGAACCAATCGACGACCAAGAGTTCATAAACTTCAAAAACTCTGCCATCGAATTTTTAGACACGGTTGATTTACTACATAATAGCTTACAAGACATTGCTCAAATTCATAGTTCCTATGAAATGTCAATGTCTGTATTGGCAGAAGACTGGGACAGAAAAGAAGATAATCATTGGGATAAATATTAATCAATGAAAAAGTACAATCAAGGCGACATAGTATTACTTCCTTATCCATACACTGACCTGTCTAACACGAAACAACGACCAGTTGTTATTATTTCAAAGGACACAATCAACAAGCATAATTTTATCGTTGCAAAAATTACTTCAGTAATTCGCAATGACCAATTTTCTTTCCCAATCAAACCTACTGATATTGACACTAAATTAAGACATAGAAGTGAAGTAAGGACAAATGAAGTTTTTACAGTACATAAATCTCTAACCACAAAGAAATTTACTTCCTTCAAGAAGGTAGCATTAAA
This genomic stretch from Bacteroidales bacterium harbors:
- a CDS encoding type II toxin-antitoxin system PemK/MazF family toxin; this translates as MKKYNQGDIVLLPYPYTDLSNTKQRPVVIISKDTINKHNFIVAKITSVIRNDQFSFPIKPTDIDTKLRHRSEVRTNEVFTVHKSLTTKKFTSFKKVALKQLIYKIKDNISVD